In Hydra vulgaris chromosome 06, alternate assembly HydraT2T_AEP, a genomic segment contains:
- the LOC101238297 gene encoding large ribosomal subunit protein bL21 — protein MKRYLSTAIQPIDNKTTDYGEILETVKKCSSQDISDNKVFAVVHIGGKQFKIASNDVIMIHKKIEAECGDIIRLEKVLAIGGRNFTLIGQPLLKRDLATVEGVVVEKTKGEKKIAFKKKRRKNYKRWHGHRQDLSVIKIKKISFDIEQV, from the coding sequence ATGAAAAGATATCTTTCCACTGCTATTCAACCTATCGATAATAAAACTACTGATTATGGGGAAATTTtggaaactgttaaaaaatgctCTTCTCAAGATATTTCAGATAATAAAGTGTTTGCGGTAGTACACATTGGTggtaaacaatttaaaatagcaaGCAATGATGTCATAatgattcataaaaaaatagaagCTGAGTGTGGTGATATTATACGACTAGAAAAAGTTTTGGCAATTGGGGGGCGCAACTTTACTCTTATTGGTCAGCCCCTTCTAAAACGTGACTTGGCGACTGTTGAAGGTGTTGTAGTTGAAAAGACcaaaggtgaaaaaaaaattgcatttaaaaaaaagcgtaGAAAGAACTATAAAAGATGGCATGGTCATCGTCAGGATCTTTCtgtaattaaaatcaaaaagatttcaTTTGATATTGAACAAGTTTAA
- the LOC105845464 gene encoding uncharacterized protein LOC105845464 isoform X1, protein MILFQYLIFGVTCWIASFVVSDWVETIYGTKVQFQPKLGKITISKKNELSIVFKNIVEIAENEITPKGLIVHSFSNFGNTEYKTNQSLDYEWVNSIDPPQNISAVRKNMTAKLEGPAAVFSVKFLIFENQTIISDINSFEKYEVFNGTVQVSITLEHWPFCGIAESCTSLGKYLDFYLQVEGLLIDPKPYDRRGVSLNSNFQHPLTYDYGGSDVTYSRQCLLNNTWYYIGDYPKMIKQDNQNIVVVRFPIFKTPITYKFMVNTSSYNFTAMKSSSFKRKSFEIVFGLLFIALIF, encoded by the exons atgattttatttcaatatttgatttttggtGTTACGTGTTGGATTGCTAGCTTTGTGGTTAGTGATTGGGTTGAAACTATATATGGCACCAAAGTTCAATTTCAGCCAAAGTTAGGAAAGAtcacaatttcaaaaaaaaatgagttatctATTGTGTTCAAAAACATTGTAGAAATTGCAGAAAATGAAATAACTCCAAAAGGATTGATAGTTCATAGCTTCAGTAATTTTGGAAACACAGAGTATAAAACAAATCAAAGTCTAGACTATGAATGGGTGAATTCAATTGATCCTCCTCAAAATATATCTGCAGTTCG aaaaaatatGACTGCTAAACTCGAAGGTCCTGCTGCAGTATTTTCTGTTAAGTTTCttatatttgaaaatcaaacaattatttctgatataaattcttttgaaaagtATGAAGTTTTCAATGGAACTGTTCAGGTATCAATTACACTTGAACATTGGCCTTTCTGTGGGATTGCAGAATCTTGTACTTCTCTTGGCAAAtatcttgatttttatttacaagtGGAAGGTCTTTTAATTGATCCTAAGCCATATGACCGTCGGGGAGTTTCACTAAATTCTAATTTTCAACATCCACTTACATATGATTATGGAGGAAGTGATGTTACATACTCCAGACAG tgtctTTTGAACAATACATGGTATTATATTGGAGATTATCCCAAAATGATAAAACAAGACAATCAAAACATTGTTGTTGTGCGATTTCCAATATTTAAGACTCCCATAACTTACAAGTTCATGGTTAACACAAGCTCCTATAATTTTACAGCTATGAAAAGTTCTTCTTTTAAAAGGAAGAGTTTTGAAATTGTGTTTGGTTTGCTGTTTATTGCcctaattttttaa